In Cryptomeria japonica chromosome 10, Sugi_1.0, whole genome shotgun sequence, a genomic segment contains:
- the LOC131039205 gene encoding uncharacterized protein LOC131039205, which translates to MELFRVNNGSWNKFGETPKNLRIDAFKLRKAMELNNLLTHISQDEEKPVEDEHDVNRKVGFWNRASKMEQCGFWGLPSFINHSCFPNAKCMVVGKAMFIIAVREIAAGEEITVSYFRNFVPLVERESHFIHLGFRCKCKRCVLEGFLDPSFEQLSHIIQNFYNSLFDQAEPTNVSSRDIQSMVGFAVQLENIDAQSKEKHLIRASFSCIYKYVYAAAMKYPDFSVLLRLLPTKLEVAESLRHADPSSPISLELFQMLVEEVHGQERDLLLQKTMENGIAVFGKQKEDVLKALVESRFVMRFQTVRTGPGIPMKFSFQ; encoded by the coding sequence ATGGAGTTGTTCAGGGTAAATAACGGCAGTTGGAACAAATTTGGGGAAACCCCGAAGAATTTGCGAATCGACGCTTTTAAACTCAGAAAGGCTATGGAGCTCAACAATCTACTCACACATATAAGCCAGGATGAAGAAAAACCAGTGGAGGATGAACATGATGTAAACAGAAAGGTAGGGTTTTGGAACAGGGCAAGCAAAATGGAGCAATGCGGGTTTTGGGGGCTCCCATCTTTCATCAATCATTCATGTTTTCCAAATGCTAAATGCATGGTGGTGGGAAAAGCAATGTTCATTATAGCTGTGAGAGAAATTGCTGCAGGAGAGGAAATAACCGTGTCTTACTTCAGAAACTTTGTTCCACTGGTGGAACGCGAGAGCCATTTCATACATTTAGGGTTTCGCTGTAAGTGTAAGCGGTGTGTTTTGGAAGGGTTTCTTGATCCGTCTTTTGAGCAACTGAGTCATATTATTCAGAATTTTTACAACTCTCTGTTTGATCAAGCTGAACCAACAAATGTCTCATCCAGAGACATACAGTCCATGGTAGGATTCGCTGTACAGTTGGAGAATATTGATGCCCAGAGTAAAGAGAAGCACCTCATACGTGCCTCATTTTCTTGTATCTACAAATATGTTTATGCCGCTGCTATGAAATATCCTGATTTTAGTGTGCTATTACGGTTGCTTCCTACAAAATTGGAAGTGGCAGAGTCATTGCGGCATGCCGATCCAAGTTCTCCAATCTCCCTGGAACTGTTTCAGATGCTTGTAGAGGAAGTTCATGGACAAGAGAGAGATTTGCTTCTTCAAAAGACAATGGAAAACGGCATAGCAGTATTTGGAAAACAGAAAGAAGATGTTCTCAAAGCTCTAGTAGAGTCGCGATTTGTTATGCGTTTTCAAACTGTCAGGACCGGACCTGGAATCCCGATGAAATTTTCGTTTCAATAA